TCCTGGAATTTATACTGCAGGTCCATTGATACAGAAAAATGTATGCCTCTTAATGCACTGTAAATTGTATTACAGGTCCAGGAAATTGAAACATGTGAATTCCTGGCTGATGGTGCTGTTTTAATACTTTATTGTATTCACAAATgacccagaaatatttttgccCAGATATTAATGAGCCCTCTGATCTTCCCTGTTTCAACACACGTTTCTAAATTGTGCTTTACGACTATTCCCCTCGTTAAAAATCACCGAATTCCTTTTCTCCGTTTCCTCTCTgctggagagaaagagcagtCACTCAGTGTTTGGTTGCTCTCTGTTTTGTAAGACACAAGCGACACAGTGCAGCTCTTACTGTGGACTCAGCGGATGCCAGTGAAAGAAAAGTCTGGTTTTAGCAGGACCGGCTTTGGACTCATGACAGGCGAAACCCACATTAAAATCATCACACATCTGCTTCAGGACCCGACCCCTCGAACCCTGGCTCAGGCCACTGTAGCTTACGGTCCACACTGGCCGAGGTCCACCGATAGCGCTGCTGCTAAGCATcgtgggggaaagaaaaaaaaaaaacgtatccAGGAAAAGATTTGAGGAGGAATTTGCATGGCTTATGTGAACGAAAGAGCAGCTGTTTCTACTTCCCTGTTCCCCTCTGGTCTGTAGTCCTCCTCAGATACTGCTATGGATTCAGTTGGAAGTGGGAAAATGGGCTTGTTCAGATTGTGACAGTCAGGCAAACCTGGTTCTTTTCTCTGGTCACCCCAtggcgagggggggtggtgggggggggggggggggcattagcAAACACCTTCTGCCTTCACGTGCAGGATTTTCGAGAAGCCCGGTCTCTTCTTTAAGGCCTATTTAAACAACGACAAGAAAGGTCGAAGTAATTAATCAGATCTCACACGTACATTACGTAtgcttttacttattttttattttttttaaagtaaaatgtcAAGTTTGTTGGATCAGTCTTTCCCCTCCTACAGGGGACATCTGCAGACGGATAAACTCTGGAAATAGCAGGAGAACTGCGAGTTAAATCCGTCTCTGAAGCGGCCTACACTTAGCACATCCGGGAGGGAAAAAACCCCTATGATTCATCAGCAGTGTCTCCGAAGGAAAGCCCTGCACTGAATCATCAGGAAGGAGACAAACGGCTCAGCTAGACCCAAAATAACCAGCTGTGGGCGTGTGAATGCCGCTCAGTAATATTTCATTTCCCCTCGGACAGACGTTGGTGCCCACTGCACCCCGCGTAGACACATCGTTTTAGATGCTGTGGCTCGCCTCCAGCTACGTAATCAATAGTTCGCTCAGTCTTTCCAAATTTGTATTTCCTTTCCATGGTAGCCTGCAACTAAGGGGAATGATCAATGTCTCTGCATTTGCACAGGAGGATTGTTACCTGCACAGGAGGGTTGTTACCTGTACAGGTGGGTTTTGTTACCTGCACAGGAGGGTTGTTACCTGCACAGGTGGGTTGTTACCTGCACAGGTGTTGTTACCTGCACAGGAGGGTTGTTACCTGCACAGGTGGATTGTTACCTGACAGGTGGTGTACTGCAGTTTCTCACATTTTCTCACAGGCGGTTGTTACCTGCACAGGATGTTCTGTACAGGGGGTTGTTACGCACAAGTACCTGCACAGAGAAGGGTACTGCAAGATTTACCTGCACAGGTGGGGTACGCACAGGGTGTACGTAAGCGGTTGTTACCTGCACAAGGTTTTATAGGGGTTTTGTTACCTGCAGTTTCTCCAGCATCTCCTCAAACAGCTTCCCGGCCTCGGGACTGTTAGGATCCTCAAAGTAATCCGCGATCCCGATCTGCACCACGATGGACTTGAGGTTACggcacacacctgccacagaaaaagagaaaagcaagaaAAGCATCACGTGCAGGTTTTTATGGGCTTTCAGGGTCACAGTGGTATACACTCACTGTTGAAGTGCAGCAGGGTGTTTGGGGTGACGGTGGTATAGACTCACTGTTGAAGTGTAGCAGGGTTTTAGGGGGGTCAGTGGTATAGACTCACTGTTGAAGTGTAGCAGGGCTTTAGGGGGGTCAGTGGTATAGACTCACTGTTGAAGTGTAGCAGGGTTTTAGGGGGGTCAGTTGTATAGACTCATTGTTGAAGTATAGCAGGGTTTTTGGGGTGACAGTGGTATAGACTCACTGTTGAAGTGTAGCAGGGCTTTAGGGGGGTCAGTGGTATAGACTCACTGTTGAAGTATAGCAGGGTTTTTGGGGTGACAGTGGTATAGACTCACTGTTGAAGTGTAGCAGGGCTTTGGGAGTCACAGGGGTGGAGGTGAGCACCAGCATCTCTAGGCCCTTCAGTCCCTCCCTGCAGACCTCTGCTGCCAGCTCCTGGTTGACCTCGCCCACGTGGTCCAGCTCCAGCACCTGCAAGCGCATGCAGTTCCTCGCTGCCGCaggcagggggagacagagggacacaCACGTTACTCATCCACattccacagcacacagcccttTCAATCAAAACCGTTGGGAAAAACAACCCTAACTGCTTACACTGAGCTGAAGCTCCGCCCACCAGCAGCTGAGCAGCTGTCACTCACCCAGCGACGTCAGGCCCTGGATCCCGCAGCCGGGCCCGCCCACTCCCAGCGCGCGGAGGTGTGGCCAGCACCGGCCAATCGTCTGCAGGCAGCGGTTACTGAAGCGGGTTGGCTGCTGGCTGAAACAGAGACGGGAACGTAATGAGCGGAGAACCGCAGGTAAAGAGCACAGGTGTGTAAGAGCACAGGTGTACGCACACCTGAGAAAGCACAGCATGTGGAGCAGCGGTAAAAAACCAGAGTCCAGGGATCAGAATGCGACAGACCCCTGCCTGTATTCAGcagtgacattacattacattacaggcatttagcagacgctcctatccagagcgacttacacaactttttacacagcatttacattgcatccatttatacaaatggctatatgctgaagcaatacaggttaggaaaccttgcttaagggtacaacagcactgGCCTACCAGGGATTGTAGGTTTCAataccagctccttacccattacactagaacatttaaaaaaacgaccCCCTCCTCACCATGGGTGCAGTGGCGCCACCTGCAGAGAGATGATGTCTCTGCAGCCAGCTCCCAGAGCCCAGATCACTTCCTGTCCAACAGGGTCTGTGGCGCTcctgcaacacaaacaaacacagtcacaatTACACACTCTTACTGTATATGTGAGCATGATCGTATTTCAGCCCTGTATCAGTGGATCTAGTGagcgtgtctgtttgtgtgtgtgagagagagagagtgtgtctgtgtgtgtgtgtgtgtgtatgagtgtgtctcaCCGGTACGTGACGGCCTGCAGGGTTCGGCAGTAGCAGCTAGCCAGCCACAGCGAGCGGTCAGTCAGGATGTTGGGACAGTGCGACACCTTCAGGATGAGCAGATTCCCATCTGTGGCCTTCAAAATGGCCTCCAAGCCCTCCTCCAGACACCCACTGCGATGGGACGGACAGACAAACATATATGAGCAGATATGGCACAAAATGAGCGACATGCTAATGCTATGCTAGCGCGGGGAGAGGAGGCGTCTCACCGAGTGCTCTTCAGGTACTCCTCCTTGGACTCCTTCTTCCCCCTCTGCCGGGGTTTGAGGTTCTGCAGGATGAGCGAGTGGGTCTGTGTGCACCACTGAGACAGCGTGATTAAGAACTgcaatacacgcacacacacacacacacacacacatacacacacaaacacatacagacagtcAGTCCACAGAGGAAAATATGTCGCCTTTCCCAAGATTGTTTTAAGACTACTGAAAGGTATGTCTGTCGCCTGGAGCAGCTCCAAAGTGAAATGGTCTAGCTCCAAAAGGGAGTGGCCTAGCTCCAAATGGGTGGAGTTTAGTGCAACCCTAACCTTCCTTATTGGAGCTAGGCCACACACCTTTGGAGCTAGGCCCCTCCCATTTGGAGCAggtgccaaaaaaaacattttaatgtaaacgCCATTTTAATGCAAACTATTGAGTCCTTCTCCCTCCATTTAAAAGCCGGGTTTTTAAAATGGGGGCCGAGGGGGGCGGGACTGGCGACCGCGAGGAGGCGCGCACCTTGGAGGAGACGCGCCCGTTCTCCAGCAGCACGCGGGTCCAGACGGCGGGGTGGCGCGCCACGAACCTCCAGTCCCGGCACACCTCCGCCGCGCGCAGCAGCGCCCGCGCGTCCAGGTAGGTGAAGACGCAGAAGAGGGCGGCCCGCGTCTTCAGTACCTCCGGGCTGATCACCGCGTTCCACCGGGCGGGGCTGCCCCGCTCACGCCTGCAGGGCTTGTAGGGGcctgcagagggcagcagaggaCACGTCACCGGTGGAGCAGCGGACGCGAACCCGCACGCTCTGCTGCCATTGCACGTATCAGGGCTCCACAGGTCTCCTGCGAAAAAATAGAATTGAGCACCAATTAACACATGCCCAGTCATGCCTGGCACACCTTAATCAAATCGTGCACCGATTAATATGCTCCTGTGATGAGAAGCCATTTCTGTCATTAATTGCAGCGATGTTCAGCACAACGCACGGCCTGCATCTCAGGTGCTCCGCAGGACGCTAATCCCTGTGATTAGGAGAACGATGTTTACACGGCGAAGGAGCCGCAAGCTGAGCAGTTTAACAGGACAGAGATCCGCCGTGTTTTACACCTGCTGCCCACACAGCGAGAGGTCATAAATCTTGCATCggtggtgtgcagtgtgtgaatgtgaatgagtCAGCTTAAGGCTCTTAGACTGTCGGCTTAAGCCTGGTACTTACACTGTAGGCCTgggaacactgacacagagcacaAGTATATGCTAATACCTTCAACTGGACACTGTATCACAAGGCAAAGTACCCTATAGCTATAATACTTTCATTAAATTCATCCTCGTGTGAGGTGGAGTGCAGAGGTCGACTGTGCCAAGATCATTTGCATCTGgaaatgaaatttttaaaaacaccaatcAAGGAGCAGGACCAGGCCTTCTGTTCTGAAACCACTATCTCAAATTCACCTGACAATACAATAAGGCCATCCAGTATTAAGAACAGTATATCTGTGTGCAAAAGACCAAACTATGCCCAAGATCTACTTCAAACAGAACAAGCGCTGATTTTTCCCTGAGCTTTCACtaactcttaaaaaaaaaaaaaaaagaggccagACCCCTTTAAGACTagaatcctaaaaaaaaaaaagtttaaaagttgCTTTAAAACAAAACCTCTCAAACAACTCATTTCACGCATAACTTGCTGCTCCATTCCAATGGGTTCGCTCGGCTGTTAAAATGAGAAACGAGTAACAACAGAAATCGTAAACAGGCGGAGTCTGATTTCCCTCACGTGCAATATCAGTCTCAAAGTCGCAGAGTTCCGTGTGCATAATAGATGAGCAGCTGACAGTAATATAGTTTTTTAAAGAACCGCGGCGCGTAATCTGACGCATGGAAATGGAAGATCGTATTTTAGGGGCTCTTTGGGATGGCACGGTGTAGGGCTATGGTGCGACCGGTATGGCCCTCGGCGAATCAGGAGCGGTTGCCGTGGGCGACGGGCGGTACCTGAGCCCTGGCGAGGCCCCGCCCTGCAGGAGGGCGAGTGCGGGGGGGTGTCCGGGGGGGCCCGCGGGTCCGGGTCCCAAACGTCCACCTCGGACTCGGCGGTGCGGGAGCCCGGGTCGGactcgcccccctcctcctcgcccccctcctcctcctcgccccccccctcctcctcgccgCCCCCCTCGGCGCTGATCCGTCGGGGGCGGCGCTGCCGGTTCTGGATGGCCTGCTTGCGGAGGCCCCAGCTGCGCGTGATGGCGGCCCGCTCGTAGCCGCACTCtcccagagtgcactgcacGCGGTAGTACTGCGCCTCCGCACGCTCCTCCAGCGGGAACACGTCCGCCCCGTCGCTGTCGTACGCCCCGGAGCCCTGGGACTGCATCCGGCTAAACACcctgcggagggggggggggaggggggggggggagtgtgtgtgtgagagagagagagagtgtgtgtgtgtgagagagagagggggggggagagagagggagggagtgagggtg
The nucleotide sequence above comes from Anguilla rostrata isolate EN2019 chromosome 7, ASM1855537v3, whole genome shotgun sequence. Encoded proteins:
- the LOC135260070 gene encoding F-box only protein 41-like isoform X1, translating into MASLDRPYRCPRCGERKRFHSLSSLRAHLEHCHSYETLYVLSKPATAGDRALVPLLSSAPLPLIGPAPLPLISSAPLPLISSAPLPLIGPAPLPLQDVLERAALAARGRHVPCELQGARELGLGLGGAGCPPLTRLEFPLADIFAKNDDATAITTAAASPSTAVAVATGAAYEEGLARLRARAWEERLEERLERLSEEVERRIAARVGRLQAELEERSVELEEARREGLRLGQEKLELEVKASELSRQVDVSVEMLAALKQDLETKEQELTNRQQEVSQIDQFLQETAAREANAKLRLQQFIEELLDRADRAEKQLQTISSCGTTPNGSLGHCSGSGSVGTSDPRNSSGSGGSRGVYRVSDRRSSPNSGVFSRMQSQGSGAYDSDGADVFPLEERAEAQYYRVQCTLGECGYERAAITRSWGLRKQAIQNRQRRPRRISAEGGGEEEGGGEEEEGGEEEGGESDPGSRTAESEVDVWDPDPRAPPDTPPHSPSCRAGPRQGSGDLWSPDTCNGSRACGFASAAPPVTCPLLPSAGPYKPCRRERGSPARWNAVISPEVLKTRAALFCVFTYLDARALLRAAEVCRDWRFVARHPAVWTRVLLENGRVSSKFLITLSQWCTQTHSLILQNLKPRQRGKKESKEEYLKSTRGCLEEGLEAILKATDGNLLILKVSHCPNILTDRSLWLASCYCRTLQAVTYRSATDPVGQEVIWALGAGCRDIISLQVAPLHPCQQPTRFSNRCLQTIGRCWPHLRALGVGGPGCGIQGLTSLARNCMRLQVLELDHVGEVNQELAAEVCREGLKGLEMLVLTSTPVTPKALLHFNSVCRNLKSIVVQIGIADYFEDPNSPEAGKLFEEMLEKLQALKKRPGFSKILHVKAEGVC
- the LOC135260070 gene encoding F-box only protein 41-like isoform X2, producing the protein MASLDRPYRCPRCGERKRFHSLSSLRAHLEHCHSYETLYVLSKPATAGDRALVPLLSSAPLPLIGPAPLPLISSAPLPLISSAPLPLIGPAPLPLQDVLERAALAARGRHVPCELQGARELGLGLGGAGCPPLTRLEFPLADIFAKNDDATAITTAAASPSTAVAVATGAAYEEGLARLRARAWEERLEERLERLSEEVERRIAARVGRLQAELEERSVELEEARREGLRLGQEKLELEVKASELSRQVDVSVEMLAALKQDLETKEQELTNRQQEVSQIDQFLQETAAREANAKLRLQQFIEELLDRADRAEKQLQTISSCGTTPNGSLGHCSGSGSVGTSDPRNSSGSGGSRGVYRVSDRRSSPNSGVFSRMQSQGSGAYDSDGADVFPLEERAEAQYYRVQCTLGECGYERAAITRSWGLRKQAIQNRQRRPRRISAEGGGEEEGGGEEEEGGEEEGGESDPGSRTAESEVDVWDPDPRAPPDTPPHSPSCRAGPRQGSGPYKPCRRERGSPARWNAVISPEVLKTRAALFCVFTYLDARALLRAAEVCRDWRFVARHPAVWTRVLLENGRVSSKFLITLSQWCTQTHSLILQNLKPRQRGKKESKEEYLKSTRGCLEEGLEAILKATDGNLLILKVSHCPNILTDRSLWLASCYCRTLQAVTYRSATDPVGQEVIWALGAGCRDIISLQVAPLHPCQQPTRFSNRCLQTIGRCWPHLRALGVGGPGCGIQGLTSLARNCMRLQVLELDHVGEVNQELAAEVCREGLKGLEMLVLTSTPVTPKALLHFNSVCRNLKSIVVQIGIADYFEDPNSPEAGKLFEEMLEKLQALKKRPGFSKILHVKAEGVC